The following proteins are co-located in the Brevibacillus laterosporus DSM 25 genome:
- the gcvT gene encoding glycine cleavage system aminomethyltransferase GcvT, whose translation MSELKQTPLYPIYATHGAKTIDFGGWDLPVQFSSITLEHEAVRTKAGLFDVSHMGEVEVKGEGALYYLQRLTTNDVSKLEDGQAQYAAMCYPDGGTVDDLIIYKKRDHDYLLVINAGNIDKDFAWMQENITENVTVTNISSKIAQLAIQGPLAETILQKMTDVNLQEIGFFQFKENVSIEGINALVSRSGYTGEDGFELYVDQADAIELWGKLLVNGKEDGLVPCGLGARDTLRFEAKLPLYGQELSQNITPIEAGIGFAVKVDKDVPSIGHDVLLEQKTNGAPRKLVGLEMIDRGIPRTHYPVFVGDKQIGEVTTGTQSPTLKKNVGLALIQTAHAGIDNEVEVEIRGKRLRAKIIATPFYKRPKK comes from the coding sequence ATGTCAGAGTTGAAGCAAACGCCATTGTATCCGATCTATGCTACACACGGTGCCAAAACCATTGATTTTGGCGGCTGGGATTTACCTGTCCAATTTAGTAGCATAACGCTAGAACATGAAGCAGTTCGTACAAAAGCAGGACTATTTGATGTATCACATATGGGGGAAGTGGAAGTAAAAGGGGAAGGTGCACTGTATTATTTACAGCGCTTAACTACTAATGACGTATCTAAATTAGAAGACGGTCAGGCTCAATATGCAGCGATGTGTTACCCAGATGGTGGTACTGTCGATGATTTAATCATTTATAAAAAACGAGATCATGACTACTTGCTGGTTATTAATGCAGGCAATATTGATAAGGATTTTGCTTGGATGCAAGAAAATATAACAGAAAATGTCACGGTTACTAATATTTCATCCAAAATAGCGCAACTTGCGATTCAAGGTCCGCTTGCTGAAACCATTTTACAGAAAATGACGGATGTGAACCTGCAAGAGATCGGTTTCTTCCAATTTAAAGAAAACGTTTCCATTGAGGGGATTAACGCGTTAGTATCGCGTAGTGGCTACACTGGGGAAGATGGCTTTGAACTGTATGTAGATCAAGCAGATGCCATTGAACTGTGGGGAAAATTGTTGGTAAATGGCAAAGAGGATGGTTTGGTTCCATGCGGGTTAGGTGCACGTGACACCTTGCGATTTGAAGCTAAGTTACCGTTATATGGCCAGGAGCTATCTCAAAACATTACTCCAATAGAGGCAGGCATTGGTTTTGCGGTAAAGGTAGATAAAGATGTACCTAGTATTGGACATGATGTATTGCTGGAGCAAAAAACGAACGGGGCGCCACGCAAGCTGGTTGGGTTAGAAATGATTGATCGTGGTATTCCACGTACACATTACCCTGTATTTGTTGGGGATAAACAGATTGGAGAAGTTACCACTGGGACACAATCCCCCACTTTAAAAAAGAATGTAGGGCTAGCGTTGATTCAAACTGCTCATGCTGGTATCGACAATGAGGTGGAAGTAGAGATTCGTGGGAAACGCCTGCGTGCTAAAATTATCGCTACTCCATTTTATAAACGACCTAAAAAGTAA
- the gcvPA gene encoding aminomethyl-transferring glycine dehydrogenase subunit GcvPA: MTYRYLPTTEQDKKEMLEFLGVSSVDELFSDIPEEVRFPRELAIDEALSEPDLVKFMGGLASKNANFTTHVNFLGAGVYQHYTPSTVNHMLLRGEFFTAYTPYQPEISQGELQAIFEFQTMVCELTGMEVANSSMYDGYTSMAEAAMMAAGHKGKPRVIVSKTVHPETRAVLATYAYGQQVEVVEVDFTQEGATNLSQLQAALEIETAAVLVQYPNFFGSVEDLRAIEQLTHEKGALLIVSSNPVALGLLEAPGKLGADVVVGDMQPFGIPVSFGGPHCGYFATTSKLMRKMPGRIVGQTKDEDGKRGFVLTLQAREQHIRREKATSNICSNQALLALASSIALTGLGKQGVQEMSQMNLHKAHYAKQVLCQLDGVEDVFTAPFFNEFVIKLPKAVADVNHSLLQKGIIGGYDLGLAYPGLANHMLVAVTELRTKAEIDQLAKEMEAILHA; this comes from the coding sequence GTGACATATCGTTATCTACCAACAACGGAACAAGATAAGAAAGAGATGCTGGAATTTCTGGGTGTTTCCAGTGTGGATGAATTGTTTTCCGATATACCTGAAGAAGTACGTTTTCCAAGAGAACTAGCAATAGACGAAGCACTATCTGAACCAGATTTAGTGAAATTTATGGGCGGATTAGCTTCAAAAAATGCTAACTTTACAACTCATGTAAACTTTTTAGGCGCTGGGGTTTATCAGCATTATACGCCAAGCACCGTTAACCATATGTTATTACGTGGTGAGTTTTTTACCGCTTATACCCCGTATCAACCCGAAATCAGCCAAGGGGAGCTACAGGCTATCTTTGAGTTTCAAACGATGGTTTGTGAACTGACAGGTATGGAGGTAGCCAATTCCTCAATGTATGACGGGTACACATCGATGGCGGAAGCGGCAATGATGGCTGCTGGTCATAAAGGAAAACCACGTGTAATTGTTTCCAAGACAGTTCATCCAGAAACACGCGCTGTACTCGCTACCTATGCATATGGTCAACAAGTAGAGGTAGTTGAGGTAGACTTTACTCAAGAGGGTGCCACTAATTTATCGCAGCTACAGGCTGCCTTAGAGATAGAAACAGCTGCCGTACTGGTTCAATACCCGAACTTTTTTGGTAGCGTAGAAGATTTACGTGCGATTGAACAGCTTACTCATGAAAAAGGTGCTCTTCTCATTGTCTCCTCTAATCCAGTCGCACTCGGCTTGTTAGAAGCACCGGGAAAATTAGGAGCAGACGTCGTGGTTGGCGATATGCAACCGTTCGGAATTCCTGTGTCTTTCGGAGGTCCTCACTGCGGATATTTTGCTACGACTTCTAAATTAATGCGGAAAATGCCAGGTCGTATTGTGGGTCAGACTAAGGACGAGGATGGCAAACGAGGATTTGTTCTTACCCTTCAAGCACGCGAACAACATATTCGTCGAGAAAAAGCGACTTCTAATATATGTTCCAATCAAGCATTGTTAGCCCTAGCGTCTTCGATTGCCTTAACCGGACTTGGTAAACAGGGTGTGCAAGAAATGTCACAAATGAACCTGCATAAAGCACATTATGCTAAACAAGTGCTTTGCCAGTTAGATGGGGTGGAAGATGTATTTACAGCTCCATTCTTTAATGAATTTGTCATCAAGCTGCCAAAAGCGGTAGCTGATGTGAATCATAGCTTATTACAAAAAGGCATCATTGGCGGTTATGATCTGGGTCTCGCTTATCCAGGACTTGCCAACCATATGCTGGTCGCCGTGACAGAGTTAAGAACGAAAGCGGAAATTGATCAGTTGGCAAAAGAAATGGAGGCGATTCTACATGCGTAA
- the gcvPB gene encoding aminomethyl-transferring glycine dehydrogenase subunit GcvPB, which yields MRNDKQKEIIFEMSKPGRVAYSLPKNDVPEAELSSYLPEHLIRKTPAELPEVSELQLVRHYTELSRRNHGIDNGFYPLGSCTMKYNPKINEDIARYAGFAQVHPYQPEESIQGSLEMLYNLQNELAEITGMDAVTLQPAAGAAGEWTGLLLIRAYHESRGEKRTKVIVPNSAHGTNPASATIAGLETITIPSDERGLVDIEALRQVVGPDTAALMLTNPNTLGLFEENIVEMAKIVHEAGGKLYYDGANANAILGIARPGDMGFDVVHLNLHKTFTGPHGGGGPGAGPVGVKDDLIPFLPKPMVKKTEEGSFTLDYNIPASIGRVKGFYGNFGILVRAYSYIRTMGPDGLLQVSQNAVLNANYMMRKLATAFELPFDRVCKHEFVLSGVRQKKLGVRTLDMAKRLLDFGYHPPTIYFPLIVDECLMIEPTETESKETLDEFIEVLIQIARECEESPEVVQEAPHTTVVKRLDEATAARKPILRYQPEA from the coding sequence ATGCGTAACGACAAACAAAAAGAAATCATTTTTGAAATGAGCAAGCCAGGCCGTGTAGCTTATAGCTTACCGAAAAACGATGTACCAGAAGCTGAGCTCTCCTCCTATTTGCCAGAGCATCTGATCAGAAAAACGCCAGCAGAATTGCCAGAAGTCTCCGAATTACAATTAGTGCGTCACTATACCGAACTATCTCGTCGCAATCATGGTATTGACAATGGGTTCTATCCATTAGGTTCTTGCACGATGAAGTATAATCCAAAAATTAATGAAGATATCGCTCGTTATGCTGGATTTGCTCAGGTACATCCTTATCAACCAGAAGAATCGATACAAGGTTCACTCGAAATGCTGTATAACTTGCAAAATGAGCTAGCTGAAATCACAGGTATGGACGCCGTCACCTTACAACCCGCGGCAGGTGCAGCAGGAGAATGGACAGGGTTGCTATTGATTCGTGCTTATCATGAAAGTCGTGGAGAAAAGCGTACAAAGGTTATCGTGCCAAACTCTGCACACGGTACAAATCCTGCGTCTGCAACGATTGCGGGACTAGAGACAATCACGATTCCGTCTGATGAGCGTGGACTTGTTGATATTGAAGCATTGCGTCAGGTAGTAGGTCCAGATACGGCAGCCTTGATGCTCACCAATCCAAATACTCTCGGTCTATTCGAAGAAAATATTGTGGAAATGGCTAAGATCGTACACGAAGCAGGTGGAAAACTGTATTATGATGGAGCGAATGCGAATGCCATTTTAGGGATTGCTCGACCTGGTGATATGGGCTTTGATGTTGTGCATTTGAATTTGCATAAAACATTCACAGGTCCTCACGGTGGCGGTGGGCCAGGAGCAGGTCCTGTAGGTGTAAAAGATGATTTGATTCCATTCTTGCCAAAACCAATGGTGAAGAAGACTGAGGAAGGAAGCTTTACACTTGATTACAACATTCCTGCTTCAATCGGGCGGGTAAAAGGCTTCTATGGTAACTTTGGTATTCTGGTTCGCGCGTATAGCTATATTCGCACGATGGGCCCAGATGGCTTGCTGCAAGTGTCTCAAAACGCCGTGTTAAACGCTAACTATATGATGCGTAAGTTAGCTACTGCATTTGAGCTACCATTTGACCGAGTATGTAAACACGAATTTGTTCTCTCCGGTGTTCGTCAGAAGAAATTAGGGGTACGTACGCTTGATATGGCTAAGCGTTTACTAGATTTCGGCTATCATCCACCCACAATCTACTTCCCATTGATTGTAGATGAGTGTTTGATGATTGAACCAACCGAGACAGAAAGCAAGGAAACCCTTGATGAATTTATCGAGGTTCTAATACAGATTGCTAGAGAATGTGAAGAAAGTCCAGAGGTGGTGCAAGAAGCACCACATACAACGGTAGTAAAACGACTAGACGAAGCAACGGCAGCGAGAAAACCAATCTTGCGATATCAACCAGAAGCTTAG